In Chloroflexota bacterium, one genomic interval encodes:
- a CDS encoding GntR family transcriptional regulator encodes MPIRDASYSGSDGRTPRDEDYGLPDLSPLAAPRKLAEDASAILREQILSGSIRRGTHLIEAKLASRLGVSRGTVREAFKTLVGEGLIEEEPRRGAFVVTLNRNDVREIYDVRAAIEGRAARLLATRGDRMAVAELRAAVDEIRTAALTADVPAVRRADLQFHERLCALSGNRRLHAIFVRHVPAIQTLLDFDELPYPMLATSADQHQALLEAIETGDPEFASRRLEAHVEEARERVAAYFDELDPEGHASVHTHDEQLLDGVATTPRPSAPTSSS; translated from the coding sequence ATGCCGATCAGAGACGCGTCCTACAGCGGCAGCGACGGGAGGACACCGCGCGATGAAGACTATGGCCTCCCGGATCTATCGCCTCTTGCGGCGCCGAGGAAGCTGGCCGAGGATGCCTCGGCCATCCTTCGCGAACAGATCCTTTCTGGCAGCATTCGGCGCGGCACCCATCTGATCGAGGCGAAGCTCGCCTCCCGACTCGGAGTAAGTCGAGGCACGGTCCGCGAGGCGTTCAAGACTCTGGTCGGCGAGGGTCTCATCGAAGAGGAACCGCGACGGGGGGCTTTCGTCGTCACCCTCAACCGGAACGACGTGCGCGAGATCTACGATGTCCGCGCTGCCATCGAGGGCCGTGCTGCTCGCCTGCTGGCCACTCGTGGAGATCGCATGGCTGTCGCGGAGCTTCGCGCCGCGGTCGATGAGATTCGCACCGCCGCACTGACCGCCGATGTGCCGGCGGTTCGCCGCGCCGATCTGCAATTCCACGAAAGGCTATGCGCCCTAAGCGGGAACCGCCGATTGCATGCGATCTTCGTCCGACATGTTCCTGCGATCCAGACGCTGCTCGACTTCGATGAGCTTCCGTACCCGATGCTCGCAACGAGCGCCGACCAGCACCAGGCACTGCTCGAGGCGATCGAGACCGGGGATCCTGAGTTCGCATCCAGGCGGCTCGAGGCCCACGTCGAAGAGGCGCGTGAGCGGGTCGCGGCCTACTTCGACGAGCTGGACCCGGAAGGGCATGCATCGGTTCACACGCACGATGAACAGCTTCTCGATGGCGTCGCAACTACGCCCCGCCCTTCAGCCCCCACTTCTTCATCTTGA
- a CDS encoding PHP domain-containing protein, whose translation MTDPSTSHGVTHIRLRGRLTRADRQQDHYTLLAFDVRPGVAAIRVTLDHDPPGDAEDPTHGAVLDLGLIGPPPEGLGPPPFRGWSGSERRTIVVGKRWATPGYRPGPIEAGRWHVVLGLYGIPVGGCEYRVDVELLDLESADRSGARLAPDPSVVEPTAATAHRLPSRSKVPRWIACDLHAHSLHSDGAEEIATVAAIARLAGLEVLFITDHNTDSHVAELEACSAAAGLVLLAGEEVTTYGGHFNALGIRGWVEFRHTSADQVRSSIDAIHAQGGLASVNHPESRGSPWTYGPELPFDLVEVWNGPWRSENAAALEWWVVLLGSGRRVTAVGGSDMHSTDRRGQPVGTPITWVLATATGRDAVLDGLREGRVIVTRDASVALPALRVIDRSGQGADIGATLPVRSPIDVVWQADHQAGRRLEILSRRGQVLSADLGSDRAAGRVRLDRRAALASGHVRIEIRDDEGPIAFTNPVFLEES comes from the coding sequence TTGACTGACCCTTCGACCTCACACGGCGTGACCCACATCCGGCTCCGGGGTCGGCTGACCCGCGCCGACCGCCAGCAGGACCATTACACGCTCCTCGCGTTCGACGTCCGACCCGGCGTCGCCGCAATCCGGGTGACCCTCGATCACGATCCACCTGGAGACGCCGAGGATCCGACCCACGGGGCAGTCCTCGACCTCGGCCTGATCGGTCCGCCCCCGGAAGGCCTCGGGCCGCCGCCTTTCCGCGGCTGGAGCGGGAGCGAACGGCGGACGATCGTAGTTGGCAAACGCTGGGCAACGCCCGGCTACCGGCCCGGGCCGATCGAAGCGGGTCGTTGGCACGTCGTTCTCGGCCTCTATGGGATCCCGGTCGGCGGGTGCGAATACCGCGTCGACGTGGAGTTGCTCGACCTTGAATCGGCGGACCGAAGTGGCGCTCGCCTCGCACCAGACCCTAGCGTGGTTGAACCGACCGCGGCCACCGCGCACCGGCTTCCATCGAGGTCCAAGGTTCCACGCTGGATCGCCTGCGACCTGCATGCGCATTCGCTCCACAGCGACGGCGCGGAGGAGATCGCGACGGTGGCTGCGATCGCTCGGCTTGCCGGCCTCGAGGTCCTGTTCATCACGGACCACAACACGGACAGTCATGTCGCGGAGCTCGAGGCGTGCAGTGCCGCCGCTGGGCTCGTCCTGCTTGCGGGCGAGGAAGTAACGACCTACGGCGGCCACTTCAACGCACTCGGGATCCGCGGCTGGGTGGAGTTCCGACACACCAGCGCGGACCAAGTCCGCTCCTCCATCGACGCGATCCACGCTCAAGGTGGCTTGGCCTCGGTCAATCACCCCGAGAGTCGCGGTAGTCCGTGGACGTACGGGCCAGAACTTCCGTTCGATCTCGTCGAGGTCTGGAATGGACCGTGGCGCTCGGAGAACGCCGCCGCGCTCGAGTGGTGGGTGGTGCTCCTCGGTTCCGGGCGGCGGGTCACGGCCGTCGGCGGAAGCGACATGCACTCGACCGACCGACGGGGCCAGCCGGTCGGAACGCCGATCACCTGGGTCCTGGCCACAGCGACTGGTCGGGATGCGGTCCTGGACGGCCTGCGAGAGGGCCGGGTCATCGTTACCCGAGACGCGTCGGTCGCCCTTCCTGCCCTGCGGGTCATCGACCGGTCGGGGCAGGGCGCCGACATCGGGGCGACGCTCCCGGTCCGCAGCCCCATCGACGTGGTGTGGCAAGCCGACCACCAGGCCGGCCGGCGGCTCGAGATCCTGTCCCGCAGGGGTCAGGTCCTGAGCGCGGATCTTGGCTCCGATCGGGCGGCCGGTAGGGTCCGGCTCGACCGGCGAGCGGCGCTGGCGTCTGGCCATGTGCGGATCGAGATCCGCGACGATGAGGGCCCAATCGCATTCACTAATCCTGTCTTCCTGGAGGAATCCTGA
- a CDS encoding GNAT family N-acetyltransferase, with protein MTAIRLRPYSAAAAPHIVALWGLAVGDPFPLREPVLRQCLEGNPSARLEDAVLAWEGDRLIGFGYAGLHRLADQETSGFRARGQIHAVVVDPARRRRGIGRRIAGALGKQIAANGVDVVEASGGMFYLWPGIPEDLPGALEFASAVGFELGDRSWDLRGDVTDLRIDPTAKDVLQAAGAAVAPATTDDRAAMLGFLFAEFGGEWWHETRWFLDQGGDPTELLLLRQTGGRIVGLARIHGPATRPIGPPHFWAARRPLRAGGLGPIGVAAELRGRGLGRALLVAALDALRRRGLTDVVIDFTSLLGYYGPHGFRPWISYRHALAPVGRLGGSGSSDR; from the coding sequence ATGACCGCGATCCGGCTCCGGCCCTACTCGGCGGCTGCCGCGCCGCACATCGTCGCCTTGTGGGGCTTGGCCGTCGGCGATCCCTTCCCGCTCCGGGAGCCCGTCCTGCGCCAGTGCCTCGAGGGCAACCCGAGCGCTCGACTCGAAGACGCCGTGCTCGCCTGGGAGGGAGATCGACTTATCGGCTTCGGGTACGCCGGTCTCCACCGCCTGGCGGACCAGGAAACATCGGGTTTCCGCGCCCGCGGTCAGATCCACGCCGTCGTGGTCGATCCCGCTCGTCGTCGCCGCGGCATCGGACGGCGGATCGCGGGCGCGCTCGGGAAGCAGATAGCGGCCAACGGGGTCGACGTGGTCGAGGCGTCCGGCGGGATGTTCTACCTCTGGCCGGGTATCCCCGAGGATCTGCCCGGAGCGCTCGAGTTCGCCTCGGCCGTCGGCTTCGAGCTCGGCGACCGGTCGTGGGATCTGCGTGGGGACGTGACCGATCTGCGGATCGACCCAACGGCGAAGGACGTCCTCCAGGCGGCCGGTGCGGCGGTCGCGCCGGCAACCACCGACGATCGCGCCGCCATGCTCGGCTTCCTGTTCGCCGAGTTCGGCGGAGAGTGGTGGCACGAAACCCGCTGGTTCCTCGACCAGGGCGGCGACCCCACGGAACTGCTCCTCCTGCGCCAGACCGGTGGCCGGATCGTCGGGTTAGCCAGGATCCACGGCCCGGCGACGCGACCGATCGGGCCGCCCCATTTCTGGGCGGCCCGGCGCCCACTCAGGGCCGGCGGACTCGGGCCGATCGGGGTCGCGGCGGAGCTCCGTGGCCGTGGCCTTGGCCGCGCGCTGCTCGTGGCCGCCCTCGACGCGCTCCGTCGCCGCGGCCTGACCGACGTGGTGATCGACTTCACGTCCCTCCTCGGGTACTACGGTCCCCATGGCTTCAGGCCGTGGATCTCCTACCGCCATGCCCTCGCTCCGGTCGGACGGTTGGGCGGGTCAGGTTCCTCCGACCGATAG